Proteins from a single region of Chryseobacterium sp. T16E-39:
- a CDS encoding 3-oxoacyl-ACP synthase III family protein yields MIKSTIKGIGFYVPDNVVTNDDLAKLMTTNDEWITERTGIKERRHRKNRNDSQETTAYLAYKATEKALEKAGLTGKDIDYIVFATLSPDYYFPGCGVLLQDMLGCDTIGALDVRNQCSGFVYAMSVANAFIKTGAYKNILVVGAEVHSFGLDFSDEGRGVSVIFGDGAGAIILSATEDENAGDILSFNMHSEGKYADELCTQFPGSKYGWSDRMRKEPENVTNKEVYPIMNGNFVFKNAVTRFPETMMEALDKAGKTIEDVDMFIPHQANLRIAQFVQQKFGLPDEKIHNNIQKYGNTTAASIPIALSEAIEEGKIKRGDLVLLSAFGSGFTWGSVLFEY; encoded by the coding sequence ATGATTAAAAGTACAATAAAAGGAATCGGATTTTATGTTCCGGATAATGTTGTAACCAATGATGATTTAGCTAAATTAATGACCACTAATGATGAATGGATCACAGAAAGAACCGGCATCAAAGAAAGAAGACATCGAAAAAACAGAAACGATTCTCAGGAGACAACGGCTTATTTAGCATATAAAGCTACTGAAAAAGCACTTGAAAAAGCAGGCTTAACCGGTAAAGATATCGATTATATTGTTTTCGCTACGCTTTCTCCCGATTACTATTTTCCGGGTTGTGGAGTATTGCTTCAGGATATGTTAGGCTGTGATACTATTGGAGCATTGGATGTGAGAAATCAATGCTCTGGGTTTGTGTATGCGATGAGCGTAGCCAATGCTTTTATTAAAACAGGAGCCTATAAAAATATTCTGGTAGTCGGAGCTGAAGTCCACTCTTTCGGCTTGGATTTTTCTGATGAAGGAAGAGGGGTTTCTGTAATTTTCGGAGATGGGGCAGGAGCGATTATTCTTTCTGCAACCGAAGATGAGAATGCCGGGGATATTTTATCGTTCAATATGCATTCTGAAGGGAAATATGCAGACGAACTGTGTACCCAGTTTCCAGGTTCTAAATACGGATGGAGTGACAGGATGAGAAAAGAGCCGGAAAATGTCACCAATAAAGAAGTATATCCGATCATGAACGGAAACTTTGTGTTTAAGAATGCCGTGACAAGATTTCCTGAAACGATGATGGAAGCTTTGGATAAAGCCGGAAAAACAATTGAAGATGTGGATATGTTTATTCCGCATCAGGCTAATTTGAGAATTGCCCAGTTTGTGCAGCAAAAATTTGGATTACCGGATGAGAAGATTCACAACAATATCCAGAAATATGGAAATACAACAGCTGCTTCTATTCCAATTGCTTTAAGTGAAGCGATTGAAGAAGGTAAAATAAAAAGGGGGGATTTAGTTCTTCTTTCCGCTTTCGGAAGTGGATTTACCTGGGGAAGTGTGCTTTTTGAATATTAA
- a CDS encoding CorA family divalent cation transporter translates to MPIDTIYRDSHCEWVDVEAPTAEDLQFLHERYEINNLLLEDTLDPNHLPKYEEDGNVKFFLLRESTELERKNLNTISDISTKIGIFILGNTIITVHRMKTKSISETKKQLSADQTSTSPEKVALMIALLIMKSFDDESISLLETMDNIENEIFLKNTNHTTQIRRLYKLKRKSGLNSRVLIISTDAVDKFKLLNLQDSEFVDLKDKHKDVVADFDHLNIQITNLISMFLALSDQKANQVMKVLAIYSVYFLPITFIAGVYGMNFDNMPELHHKHGYYFTLGLMALIVIVTFIYARRKQW, encoded by the coding sequence ATGCCAATTGATACGATATACAGAGATTCCCACTGTGAGTGGGTAGATGTAGAAGCTCCTACTGCTGAGGACCTGCAATTTCTTCATGAAAGATATGAGATCAACAATCTTCTTCTGGAAGATACGCTGGATCCGAATCACTTACCGAAATATGAAGAGGATGGAAATGTAAAATTCTTTTTACTACGGGAAAGCACAGAGCTGGAAAGGAAAAACCTGAATACCATCAGTGATATCAGCACCAAGATTGGTATTTTTATTTTAGGGAATACCATCATCACTGTTCACAGGATGAAAACAAAAAGTATCTCCGAAACCAAAAAGCAACTTTCTGCTGATCAAACCAGCACATCTCCTGAAAAAGTGGCATTAATGATTGCCCTGCTGATCATGAAAAGTTTTGATGATGAATCGATCAGCCTGCTGGAAACTATGGATAATATTGAAAATGAGATTTTTCTAAAGAATACCAACCACACAACACAGATCCGAAGACTTTATAAGCTAAAGAGAAAATCAGGATTGAATTCCAGAGTATTGATCATTTCTACAGATGCGGTTGACAAGTTTAAACTCTTAAACTTACAGGATTCCGAATTTGTGGATCTGAAAGATAAACACAAGGATGTTGTGGCCGATTTTGATCACCTGAACATTCAGATTACCAACCTTATTTCTATGTTTCTTGCACTCTCCGATCAAAAGGCCAACCAGGTGATGAAAGTACTGGCTATCTATTCAGTTTACTTTTTACCGATCACCTTTATTGCTGGAGTATATGGGATGAATTTTGATAATATGCCGGAACTTCACCATAAGCATGGATATTATTTTACATTAGGGTTAATGGCATTAATTGTCATTGTTACTTTTATCTATGCGAGAAGAAAACAATGGTAG
- a CDS encoding patatin-like phospholipase family protein, whose amino-acid sequence MKTDLLNKILDDDVLSKASKDKLKALHENISTKEFSDLLDDAGNQYVEFVQEGGGVWGSALVGYLYGLEIFGVRFLKVAGTSAGAINTMLIAAYKTKEEAKSEMIKEILFNWNFADFMDGKPYVRTTIHAMLNNKNFLKINAIIAVILLLILVISPFAIPSETIWQAKLLFLVPIIPLIILFFCIRKFYNDFRKQNSGLNPGNAFLNTMKDALDGFGVKTVAELNQKFAAKEYDLNLNYRYGNNQEYYTIALNSIEEIKNNIQEHIDETQYKIFYDSAVSNDHYKNNPFYQLRSEYVVIATDINAKIKVELPSMANLYWSEEELKHSSPAEFVRASMSVPFFFEPLQKRINKDDDSVKYAWRFWMNTKSEDIYPVGVFIDGGSISNFPIDLFHANDVFYPRMPLFGVQLTSNSEVDAEKGKTSEQILKTPFSYAGNMIDTLKGFNDKSFLTKHTFYRLYSIQTVDCGTSSWLNFFMKREEKEQLFNAGFLAALDFLNGFDWKKYKKERMMISMKEKKILKEEDTKTVG is encoded by the coding sequence ATGAAAACTGATCTTCTTAATAAAATTCTGGATGATGATGTCCTTTCAAAGGCGTCTAAAGATAAATTGAAAGCCCTCCATGAAAATATTTCCACCAAGGAGTTTTCAGACCTTCTTGATGATGCCGGAAACCAGTATGTAGAATTTGTACAGGAAGGCGGCGGTGTTTGGGGAAGCGCCCTTGTAGGGTATCTGTATGGCCTTGAAATCTTTGGAGTCCGTTTTCTGAAAGTAGCTGGGACAAGCGCCGGAGCTATCAATACCATGCTTATTGCAGCTTACAAAACAAAGGAAGAAGCTAAAAGTGAAATGATTAAAGAAATCCTATTCAACTGGAATTTTGCTGATTTTATGGATGGTAAACCTTATGTACGGACAACCATCCATGCAATGCTCAATAATAAGAACTTTCTGAAAATAAATGCGATTATTGCAGTCATTCTTTTACTCATTCTTGTTATTTCCCCATTTGCAATTCCTTCAGAAACCATATGGCAGGCAAAACTTCTTTTCCTTGTTCCCATTATTCCTCTGATCATCCTGTTCTTTTGTATCCGAAAATTTTATAATGATTTCAGGAAGCAAAACAGTGGTCTTAATCCTGGAAATGCTTTTCTGAATACCATGAAAGACGCACTGGACGGTTTTGGAGTAAAAACGGTAGCCGAGCTGAATCAAAAATTTGCGGCAAAAGAATACGACCTCAATCTCAATTACAGGTATGGAAATAATCAGGAATATTATACCATCGCATTAAATAGTATCGAAGAGATCAAGAACAACATTCAGGAACATATTGACGAAACCCAGTATAAAATATTTTACGATAGCGCCGTCAGCAATGATCACTATAAGAATAATCCTTTCTATCAATTAAGATCTGAATATGTAGTAATCGCTACTGATATCAATGCGAAGATCAAAGTTGAATTGCCATCAATGGCCAATCTATATTGGTCGGAAGAAGAATTGAAACACAGCAGCCCGGCAGAATTTGTGCGTGCTTCAATGTCTGTACCCTTCTTTTTTGAACCATTACAAAAACGGATCAACAAAGATGATGATTCAGTGAAATACGCCTGGAGATTCTGGATGAATACAAAATCTGAAGATATTTATCCTGTAGGTGTTTTTATTGATGGTGGAAGCATCTCAAATTTCCCCATCGATCTTTTTCATGCCAATGATGTATTTTATCCTAGAATGCCTTTGTTTGGGGTACAACTCACCAGTAATTCTGAAGTGGATGCTGAAAAAGGAAAAACAAGTGAACAGATTTTAAAGACTCCTTTTTCCTATGCCGGAAATATGATTGATACTTTAAAAGGATTTAATGATAAATCTTTTCTTACTAAACATACTTTTTATCGGTTGTACAGCATACAAACTGTAGATTGTGGTACCAGCAGCTGGCTTAATTTCTTTATGAAAAGAGAAGAAAAAGAACAGCTTTTTAATGCCGGCTTCCTTGCAGCCCTCGATTTCCTTAATGGCTTTGATTGGAAAAAATATAAAAAGGAAAGAATGATGATCTCCATGAAAGAGAAAAAAATACTGAAAGAGGAAGATACCAAGACGGTGGGATGA
- a CDS encoding DUF4919 domain-containing protein: protein MKTLVILFSIIPLFVFSQNFDYKRDFENILKETQDKKSDLNYESLLERYNKVDTTLTNKQMLSLLIGFTVNKNYKPYKDIEFGRNLYKLNDEKKFNEVIKTGNEFLSTHPFDIKTLYETSYAQSESGNDKVAESYLIKAMLIFKAMNYSGSTTSMDTAFFALNPTDGQDFIRKGIGAKIGMMGSSKDKNGYFIDILEAIFKDDSRQTFYFVIPHATKKMFE, encoded by the coding sequence ATGAAGACCTTAGTAATATTATTTTCTATTATTCCATTATTTGTCTTTAGTCAAAACTTTGATTACAAAAGAGACTTCGAAAATATTCTAAAAGAAACTCAAGATAAAAAATCTGATCTGAACTATGAAAGTTTACTGGAGAGATACAATAAAGTTGACACAACTCTTACAAATAAACAAATGCTATCATTACTCATTGGATTTACTGTTAATAAAAATTATAAGCCATATAAAGACATTGAATTTGGAAGAAACCTATACAAGTTGAATGATGAAAAAAAATTCAATGAAGTTATTAAAACTGGAAATGAATTTCTAAGTACTCATCCCTTTGATATCAAAACTCTTTATGAAACTTCCTATGCACAAAGCGAAAGTGGGAATGACAAAGTAGCCGAAAGCTATTTAATTAAGGCAATGTTAATTTTTAAAGCAATGAACTATAGTGGTAGTACTACATCAATGGATACTGCATTTTTCGCATTAAATCCAACTGATGGACAAGACTTTATAAGAAAGGGAATTGGTGCTAAAATTGGAATGATGGGCTCCAGTAAAGATAAGAATGGATACTTTATAGATATATTAGAGGCCATTTTTAAAGATGATTCAAGACAAACTTTCTATTTTGTAATTCCTCATGCAACTAAAAAAATGTTTGAATAA
- a CDS encoding DUF2199 domain-containing protein, with translation MTKYICECCGKEMEDWPALAYKSPSSYMQLTKEELENAELSSDLCVIEHPEQTDRFIRTVLVQEVIESCQTLEYGVWVTLSEKSFNEYVENYDNKEFEAEYFGWLSNYLPDYDFSESIPTNVVVNNKIGRPFVYPHESFEHPFVEDFYNGLPIEEAERRINNLLNR, from the coding sequence ATGACAAAATATATCTGCGAATGTTGTGGCAAAGAAATGGAAGACTGGCCTGCCCTTGCTTACAAATCTCCTTCAAGTTATATGCAATTAACTAAAGAGGAATTAGAGAATGCTGAACTTAGCTCAGATTTGTGCGTTATTGAACATCCCGAACAAACAGACCGATTTATCCGTACGGTATTGGTGCAGGAAGTTATTGAAAGCTGTCAAACTCTTGAATATGGAGTTTGGGTGACTTTAAGTGAAAAAAGCTTTAATGAATATGTCGAAAACTATGATAATAAAGAATTCGAAGCTGAATATTTTGGATGGCTTTCAAATTATCTGCCTGATTATGATTTCTCAGAAAGTATCCCTACTAACGTTGTAGTAAATAATAAAATAGGACGACCTTTTGTTTATCCACATGAGAGCTTTGAACATCCATTTGTGGAAGATTTCTATAATGGGTTACCAATAGAAGAAGCTGAAAGGAGAATTAACAACCTTTTAAATAGATAA
- a CDS encoding NAD(P)H-dependent oxidoreductase: MKTLVIITHPHMEDSLINKKWKEELEKYPEKYTVHDLYSVYPDEKIDVAKEQQLIENYDKIVFQFPFYWFSSPPLLKKWFDEVLTYGWAYGSKSGFKVGGKKVALSITAGVEKEDYSASGEYKYTMEELARPYELSFEYIKAHYQGMFVYYGIELNSSKEWIDRSVPMYLEFIDKL, translated from the coding sequence ATGAAAACATTAGTTATTATAACCCACCCCCATATGGAGGATTCTTTAATTAATAAAAAATGGAAAGAGGAATTGGAGAAATATCCTGAAAAATATACTGTTCATGATTTATACAGTGTATATCCTGATGAGAAAATTGATGTCGCCAAAGAACAGCAACTTATTGAAAACTATGATAAAATTGTTTTCCAGTTTCCATTCTATTGGTTCAGCAGTCCGCCACTTTTGAAAAAATGGTTTGATGAAGTGCTAACTTATGGCTGGGCATACGGAAGCAAAAGTGGATTCAAAGTGGGAGGGAAGAAGGTTGCCTTATCCATAACAGCAGGAGTTGAAAAGGAAGACTACTCCGCATCCGGTGAATATAAATACACAATGGAAGAGTTGGCAAGACCCTATGAGCTAAGTTTTGAGTATATAAAAGCTCATTATCAGGGAATGTTTGTGTATTATGGAATAGAGCTTAATAGTTCTAAAGAATGGATTGATAGAAGTGTTCCAATGTATCTGGAGTTTATTGATAAGCTATAG
- a CDS encoding winged helix-turn-helix transcriptional regulator: MGKIKETSTNFANKKVLADECSEVYASNIIGGQWSLAICSWLINGKLRFGELKKLLPNITERMLTLQLRRLEESKIITRTVFAEVPPRVEYELTEIGYKLKPIITELEQWGKEHKEIVKTSE; this comes from the coding sequence ATGGGTAAAATAAAGGAAACTTCTACAAATTTCGCTAATAAAAAGGTACTTGCTGATGAGTGTTCAGAGGTGTATGCATCCAATATCATTGGTGGACAATGGTCACTGGCGATATGCAGCTGGCTGATCAACGGGAAATTAAGATTTGGGGAATTGAAAAAACTCCTTCCAAATATTACGGAACGGATGCTTACTCTACAGCTTCGAAGGCTTGAAGAAAGTAAGATCATTACCCGAACTGTATTCGCAGAAGTTCCGCCCCGTGTTGAATATGAACTTACAGAAATTGGCTATAAACTTAAACCCATTATTACGGAGCTTGAACAATGGGGAAAAGAGCATAAGGAAATTGTGAAGACAAGTGAATAG
- a CDS encoding DNA-3-methyladenine glycosylase I produces MSYCSAIEGMQPESRKSLHKNYHDNHYGFPIHDDNELFGRLVMEINQAGLSWETILKKEESFRNAYDNFNIQKVAAYTEEDRERLLSDSGIIRNKLKVNAAIENAKTIIELQKEFGSFEKWLEHHHPKTLQEWMKLFKKTFKFTGGEIVNEFLMSIGYLNGAHTENCSIYKTILKHHPMWQKG; encoded by the coding sequence ATGAGTTATTGTTCAGCCATAGAAGGGATGCAGCCTGAAAGTAGAAAATCACTTCATAAAAATTATCACGATAATCATTACGGATTTCCTATTCATGACGATAATGAATTGTTCGGACGCTTGGTGATGGAAATTAATCAGGCAGGATTAAGCTGGGAAACCATTCTAAAAAAGGAAGAAAGCTTTAGAAATGCTTATGACAATTTCAATATTCAGAAAGTTGCGGCATATACCGAGGAAGATCGTGAAAGATTATTGAGCGATAGTGGTATCATCAGGAATAAATTAAAAGTGAATGCTGCCATCGAAAATGCCAAGACGATTATTGAATTACAAAAGGAATTTGGTTCTTTTGAAAAATGGTTGGAACATCATCATCCTAAAACACTACAGGAATGGATGAAACTATTTAAGAAGACATTTAAGTTTACAGGAGGCGAAATTGTTAATGAATTTTTAATGAGTATTGGCTATCTCAATGGTGCTCACACAGAAAACTGTTCTATTTATAAAACGATATTGAAGCATCACCCGATGTGGCAAAAAGGATAA
- a CDS encoding MazG-like protein, with translation MDHNLDKIIERSLDIREKYHLLEKQHNGSEWTLEQDVLAYLTDAALIGRDVMSHEKTWLKKESAAELEHKLGENIWWLIILADRTGIDIKDALEKFLTKTENLFK, from the coding sequence ATGGATCATAACTTAGACAAAATCATAGAACGTTCTCTGGATATCAGAGAAAAGTACCATCTCTTGGAAAAGCAACATAATGGTTCTGAATGGACGTTGGAACAGGATGTCTTGGCTTACCTTACAGATGCCGCGCTTATTGGAAGAGATGTAATGTCCCATGAAAAAACATGGTTGAAAAAAGAGTCAGCAGCTGAGCTGGAACATAAGTTAGGAGAAAATATCTGGTGGTTGATTATCTTAGCAGATCGAACAGGCATTGATATCAAAGATGCTCTGGAAAAATTTTTAACTAAAACAGAAAATTTATTTAAATGA
- a CDS encoding helix-turn-helix domain-containing protein — translation MKTNHTPVHFRSLSALREAMGLSAPLHPLITIVNYEDVNFDPKVFEHGTKSDFYKISFKIKFKGKVRYGQGYYDFEEGGLSFVAPGQVLMFEQEERTYSGMSLHIHPDFIRPYSLLKKIKNYGFFSYAASEALYLSEKEKKTIMDVFENIQSELNERIDHFSQDVIISQIELLLTYSNRFYNRQFITRKSVNNDLVSKMEDLLDEYFDKEKGIKGLPTVEYIASQLNLTPRYLSDMLRHHTGQSAQQHIHEKLIEKAKEYLSEEHLSVSETAYQLGFEHPQSFNKLFKNKTKQTPNQYRQSFQ, via the coding sequence ATGAAAACCAATCACACACCCGTCCATTTTCGTTCATTATCTGCTTTACGTGAAGCTATGGGGCTTTCTGCACCGCTTCATCCTCTAATTACTATTGTTAATTATGAAGATGTAAATTTTGATCCCAAAGTTTTTGAGCATGGAACAAAGTCTGATTTTTATAAGATCTCATTTAAAATAAAATTTAAAGGAAAAGTTCGTTATGGACAGGGATATTATGATTTTGAAGAGGGAGGATTATCATTTGTGGCACCTGGTCAGGTTCTAATGTTTGAGCAGGAAGAAAGGACCTATTCAGGGATGTCACTGCATATCCATCCGGATTTTATAAGACCGTATTCCCTGTTGAAGAAAATTAAGAATTATGGGTTCTTTTCATATGCTGCTTCAGAGGCTCTATACCTTTCAGAGAAGGAAAAGAAAACAATTATGGACGTTTTTGAAAACATTCAGAGCGAACTGAATGAAAGGATCGATCATTTCAGTCAGGATGTTATTATTTCCCAGATAGAATTGCTTCTTACCTACAGTAATCGTTTTTATAACCGACAGTTCATCACCAGAAAATCAGTAAATAATGATTTAGTATCTAAAATGGAAGATTTACTGGATGAATACTTCGACAAAGAAAAAGGAATTAAGGGATTACCTACTGTTGAATATATCGCTTCTCAGCTCAATCTTACTCCACGGTATCTGAGTGATATGCTTAGACATCATACCGGGCAGAGTGCACAGCAGCATATCCATGAAAAACTCATTGAAAAAGCTAAAGAGTATTTGTCAGAGGAACATTTATCCGTTTCTGAAACAGCTTATCAGCTGGGGTTTGAACATCCACAATCGTTTAATAAATTATTTAAAAATAAAACAAAACAGACTCCTAATCAATACAGACAATCTTTTCAGTAA